Proteins encoded together in one Ferroglobus placidus DSM 10642 window:
- the rpl18a gene encoding 50S ribosomal protein L18Ae: MLFEVRGMFRDAGGWNKFKKIVEAHNERFALEKVYSIIGSNHKVKRNLIKIEEVKKLE; the protein is encoded by the coding sequence ATGCTCTTCGAAGTGAGGGGTATGTTTAGGGATGCCGGTGGGTGGAATAAGTTCAAGAAAATCGTAGAGGCACACAACGAAAGATTCGCTCTGGAAAAAGTTTACTCGATAATCGGAAGCAACCACAAAGTGAAGAGAAATCTTATAAAAATTGAAGAAGTGAAGAAGCTTGAGTGA
- a CDS encoding type II toxin-antitoxin system RelE family toxin has product MKFKIVLKKGVSKDLKKLDKIDRIRIYKTLEKLEDPFSLDIRKLRGLEDTYAVRIGDFRIIFKIYFDRKVIFVTRIDKRGRVYDRI; this is encoded by the coding sequence ATGAAGTTTAAGATCGTTTTGAAGAAAGGAGTCTCCAAGGATTTGAAAAAGCTCGACAAAATAGATCGAATAAGAATCTACAAAACCCTCGAAAAGCTTGAAGATCCCTTTTCTCTCGACATTAGAAAGCTTAGAGGGCTTGAAGATACCTACGCCGTCAGAATCGGAGATTTCAGAATCATCTTCAAGATTTATTTTGATAGGAAGGTTATTTTTGTAACGAGAATAGATAAAAGAGGAAGGGTTTACGATCGCATTTAG
- the ftsY gene encoding signal recognition particle-docking protein FtsY, translating to MFKALKEKLSSFRKKVDEEAGEEIAKKEKIGLKEKLATLILEREIIIDEGKLEKVLPELEMILLESDVAFEVVDEISKRLKERLVGRRKGIGESLSSLVLKELKEILREILSKNYFDFDEFVEKKLEEKKPLHIIFVGVNGTGKTTTIAKLAYRLLKSGKSVVLAAGDTFRAGAIEQLEEHGKKLGVRVIKHKPGADPAAVIYDAIKHAESKGIDVVLSDTAGRMHTKKNLIDQLEKIKRVTNPDLTIFVDESLAGNDAVERARMFNEAIGIDGSILTKIDADPKGGCAISISYVTEKPILFVGTGQNYEDLVKFDPDWLIKRIFE from the coding sequence ATGTTTAAAGCTTTAAAGGAAAAGCTCTCCTCTTTCAGGAAAAAGGTTGATGAGGAAGCGGGGGAGGAAATAGCTAAAAAAGAAAAAATAGGGTTAAAAGAAAAGCTCGCAACACTCATTCTTGAGAGAGAAATAATAATAGATGAGGGGAAGCTCGAAAAAGTTCTGCCAGAGCTTGAGATGATCCTCCTCGAAAGCGACGTGGCTTTTGAAGTCGTCGATGAAATTAGCAAGAGACTGAAAGAGAGACTCGTCGGGAGAAGAAAAGGTATAGGAGAAAGTTTATCTTCCCTCGTTCTAAAAGAGCTTAAGGAAATTTTGAGGGAAATACTGAGTAAAAATTACTTCGATTTCGACGAGTTTGTGGAGAAAAAGTTGGAGGAGAAAAAACCTTTGCACATAATCTTCGTAGGAGTAAACGGTACAGGAAAGACGACGACAATAGCTAAGCTCGCTTACAGACTTTTAAAATCCGGTAAGAGCGTTGTTTTAGCAGCCGGAGACACTTTTAGAGCTGGAGCGATAGAGCAGCTCGAAGAGCACGGGAAGAAGCTTGGGGTTAGAGTGATAAAGCATAAACCCGGAGCCGATCCGGCAGCAGTTATTTACGATGCCATCAAGCATGCTGAAAGTAAAGGAATCGACGTAGTGCTTTCAGACACCGCTGGAAGAATGCACACGAAGAAGAATTTAATAGACCAGCTCGAAAAGATAAAGAGAGTTACCAATCCTGACTTAACGATTTTCGTCGACGAAAGCTTGGCTGGAAACGATGCGGTGGAAAGAGCGAGAATGTTTAACGAGGCTATTGGAATAGACGGAAGCATTCTAACAAAAATCGACGCGGATCCGAAAGGTGGATGTGCGATCTCCATAAGCTACGTTACGGAGAAACCCATACTATTCGTGGGGACGGGACAAAATTACGAGGATCTCGTTAAGTTCGATCCGGACTGGCTTATAAAAAGAATTTTTGAATAA
- a CDS encoding 50S ribosomal protein L31e, with the protein MAEIVLERVYSIRLKHKMKRYPRWLRAKKAIRYVRRFLSKHMKADEDKIRLDTKINEKIWERGAQKPPTKIRIRAVKFDDGVVEAELLE; encoded by the coding sequence ATGGCTGAGATCGTGCTGGAGAGGGTTTACAGTATAAGGCTCAAGCACAAAATGAAGAGATATCCGAGATGGCTGAGAGCCAAGAAAGCGATTCGCTACGTTAGAAGATTCCTCAGCAAACATATGAAAGCCGACGAGGACAAGATCAGGCTTGACACGAAGATAAACGAGAAAATCTGGGAAAGGGGGGCTCAAAAACCACCGACGAAAATAAGGATTAGAGCGGTTAAATTCGACGACGGAGTAGTAGAGGCTGAACTGTTGGAGTAA
- a CDS encoding DNA-binding protein yields MDELEEIRRRKLMELQAKREKELEELAKQQEMQRQIEMQKKAILRAILEPEARERLSRIKLAHPDIAEAVENQLIALAQSGRITKKITDEMLVEILKRIMPKRRETRIIRK; encoded by the coding sequence ATGGACGAGTTAGAGGAAATTAGGAGAAGGAAGCTGATGGAACTTCAGGCTAAAAGGGAGAAAGAACTTGAGGAACTTGCAAAACAGCAGGAGATGCAGAGGCAAATAGAAATGCAAAAGAAAGCCATACTTAGAGCAATTCTCGAGCCCGAAGCGAGAGAGAGGCTTTCAAGAATAAAGCTCGCTCATCCGGATATTGCTGAAGCCGTCGAAAATCAGCTCATAGCTTTAGCCCAATCCGGAAGGATTACGAAAAAGATTACGGACGAAATGCTCGTCGAAATTCTAAAGAGGATAATGCCGAAAAGGAGGGAAACGAGAATAATAAGGAAGTGA
- a CDS encoding translation initiation factor IF-6 — translation MPKLLAIHGSPLIGMYVRANEDYAIIGVRDHKAEEAIKEELEVKVIRSTILGSELVGAMLAMNSSGAIVSDLILEKELKKIEKYVDVYKVSSKMTCMGNVILMNDRGAIVHPEVEESIINVLKDELKLKVAKGTVGGIKTVGMAAVVTNSGGLLNPNASEWEVKRVEETLEIETATGTVNFGSDMVGTGVVANSKGYVAGKDTTGFELGLIEEALGFV, via the coding sequence ATGCCGAAACTCTTAGCAATACACGGAAGTCCACTGATAGGAATGTACGTAAGAGCGAACGAGGATTACGCTATTATCGGAGTTAGAGATCACAAGGCTGAAGAGGCTATAAAGGAAGAGCTGGAAGTAAAAGTCATAAGAAGCACGATTCTCGGCTCTGAGCTCGTTGGAGCGATGCTCGCGATGAATTCAAGTGGAGCGATAGTAAGCGACTTAATCCTTGAAAAAGAGCTTAAGAAAATAGAGAAATACGTAGACGTTTACAAGGTAAGCTCAAAAATGACGTGCATGGGAAACGTAATACTAATGAACGACAGAGGTGCAATAGTCCATCCGGAAGTTGAAGAGAGCATAATAAACGTTCTGAAGGATGAACTAAAGCTGAAAGTGGCAAAAGGTACCGTTGGGGGGATAAAAACCGTTGGAATGGCAGCGGTAGTCACAAATTCCGGAGGTTTGCTAAATCCGAACGCCAGCGAGTGGGAGGTGAAGAGAGTCGAGGAGACTCTTGAGATAGAGACTGCAACAGGAACGGTAAACTTCGGGAGCGACATGGTTGGGACCGGAGTTGTTGCAAACTCGAAAGGTTATGTAGCCGGAAAAGATACAACGGGTTTTGAGCTTGGTTTGATTGAGGAAGCCCTTGGATTTGTTTGA
- a CDS encoding DUF2283 domain-containing protein has product MKEENVEISEPLSNDIIIFDLDEKGETIGIEILLPKS; this is encoded by the coding sequence ATCAAGGAGGAGAATGTTGAGATTTCCGAGCCTCTCTCAAACGATATAATCATCTTCGACTTGGACGAAAAGGGGGAGACCATCGGAATCGAAATTCTACTTCCAAAATCCTGA
- a CDS encoding YhbY family RNA-binding protein, which translates to MKVVTINIGKKGITDEVIKEINATLEKKGIVKVRMLKNFRNFTAGGKHKKELAQEIASKVNGKLIDFRGFVLTFKRC; encoded by the coding sequence ATGAAAGTGGTCACGATAAACATCGGAAAGAAAGGCATAACTGATGAGGTCATAAAAGAGATTAACGCTACTCTGGAAAAGAAGGGTATCGTTAAGGTTAGGATGCTCAAAAACTTTAGAAACTTTACCGCTGGAGGTAAGCATAAAAAGGAGCTCGCTCAGGAAATAGCTTCTAAGGTTAACGGAAAGCTTATAGACTTTAGGGGATTCGTCCTAACTTTCAAGAGGTGTTGA
- a CDS encoding radical SAM protein: MIGIYSNLYYPTRWVPLKRRGLGWHRCCKVYEEHRCVASCGLAEGKILEVVLDVKGCNLNCKYCWGWKIRFENSEVRKMPEEVVKDVLCQIERVSHDRLVKKRKYRVGVVRFTGNEPTLQWDHILEVLKLLDKSDEAEKLKVIIETNGILAGMGKINFQELEKLENLRVDVDVSFKGVNYEQFEWLSSTPKKLFRYQIEGFVRMFDYFEGNERINVNPVLGINHEENYCVRRDGREYFMKVEIIDAKGNKLDFYDYSKDFEELVLSRKELRYDEAPFREYFGINRERARQVVAVVYKGKRYLNVLPSEVVELVEENS; this comes from the coding sequence ATGATCGGAATTTATTCGAACCTTTACTATCCGACGAGGTGGGTGCCGTTAAAGAGGAGGGGTTTAGGCTGGCACAGGTGCTGCAAAGTTTATGAAGAGCATAGATGCGTAGCTTCGTGTGGTTTAGCTGAAGGAAAAATACTGGAGGTAGTTCTTGACGTTAAGGGATGCAACTTAAACTGCAAATACTGCTGGGGGTGGAAGATACGATTCGAAAACAGCGAGGTAAGAAAGATGCCAGAAGAGGTGGTTAAGGACGTTCTTTGCCAGATAGAAAGGGTTTCGCATGACAGGCTTGTTAAAAAGAGAAAGTACAGAGTTGGAGTGGTGAGGTTTACCGGAAACGAGCCTACTTTACAATGGGATCACATCTTGGAAGTTTTAAAGCTCCTCGATAAAAGCGATGAAGCGGAAAAACTGAAAGTAATCATCGAGACGAACGGAATACTCGCTGGAATGGGAAAAATAAATTTTCAAGAGCTCGAAAAGTTGGAAAATCTGAGGGTGGACGTGGATGTTTCATTTAAAGGAGTTAACTACGAGCAGTTTGAGTGGCTTTCGAGCACGCCTAAAAAACTTTTCAGATATCAAATTGAAGGATTCGTAAGAATGTTCGATTACTTCGAGGGGAATGAAAGAATTAACGTCAATCCGGTTCTCGGAATAAACCACGAGGAGAACTACTGTGTGAGAAGAGACGGAAGAGAGTACTTCATGAAAGTTGAGATAATTGATGCGAAAGGAAACAAGCTTGACTTTTACGATTACTCGAAAGATTTCGAAGAACTCGTTTTGAGTAGGAAAGAGCTGAGATACGACGAGGCTCCGTTTAGGGAATATTTCGGGATAAACAGAGAGAGGGCAAGGCAGGTTGTGGCGGTGGTTTATAAGGGAAAGAGGTATTTGAACGTGCTTCCGTCGGAAGTTGTTGAACTTGTTGAAGAGAATTCCTAA
- a CDS encoding peptidase U32 family protein, which yields MKYVGLKGFSKYGDEKALTVEEINRLAENEEVFVALNRVKEADEIEKAAKNLKASGVIVNEIAAIKRIEDKKVIASVGLNPLNSLDLELLKELGAYAVVIPPEINENVEELKGCGVKIEAFKRAYVEMFYKGKCLLSAYFSGVSAKRDGVCKKECCRRWKVVFKEKEFEVSFPPKLVEYDVNADILKFEGRQFSKIGVMSCGINDERSES from the coding sequence GTGAAATACGTTGGGTTGAAGGGATTCAGCAAGTACGGAGACGAAAAAGCCCTGACAGTCGAGGAGATTAACAGATTAGCGGAAAACGAAGAAGTTTTCGTCGCCCTGAATAGGGTGAAGGAAGCGGATGAAATTGAAAAAGCTGCGAAAAATCTCAAAGCTTCTGGTGTTATCGTGAACGAAATTGCTGCTATTAAAAGGATAGAGGACAAGAAGGTTATCGCAAGCGTCGGATTAAACCCTTTGAATTCTCTCGATTTAGAACTTTTAAAAGAGCTCGGAGCTTATGCCGTTGTGATTCCGCCGGAGATAAATGAGAATGTCGAAGAATTGAAAGGCTGCGGCGTTAAAATTGAAGCTTTTAAAAGGGCCTACGTCGAGATGTTTTACAAAGGAAAATGTTTGCTTTCAGCTTACTTCTCCGGAGTTAGCGCAAAGAGAGATGGTGTTTGTAAAAAAGAGTGCTGCAGAAGGTGGAAAGTCGTGTTTAAAGAGAAAGAATTCGAGGTATCTTTTCCTCCAAAGCTTGTGGAATACGATGTGAATGCGGATATTCTAAAGTTCGAAGGTAGGCAGTTCTCTAAAATAGGGGTGATGAGTTGTGGAATTAACGACGAACGTTCCGAATCTTGA
- a CDS encoding peptidase U32 family protein has protein sequence MELTTNVPNLESMSECSLKHYDGIYMGMPYCWDYEGSFSSGNDIEEGVELLRELGKKAYLSLYAAPRNKDLERVFYVVELGLEAKVDAFEVFNLGVAKKIKDEYDARVHLGGLANVYTASTAELLYSLGIDRIMPAYELPIEDVEKIKEVGVEVEVVIHGKIPLGISHECFVKRFEREIGKRCPKLCKEKLWYKSEDLVLKPFGQVTLSGKDVCMYEHLEKLKFVDAARVEALSERVGYREEVGRIYRRRIEKGFDKKDFLKLIELAEIGLCNGFYFNKAGQIYVSR, from the coding sequence GTGGAATTAACGACGAACGTTCCGAATCTTGAAAGCATGAGCGAGTGCAGCCTGAAGCATTACGATGGAATATACATGGGAATGCCCTACTGCTGGGATTACGAGGGGAGCTTTTCCTCGGGCAACGACATCGAAGAAGGAGTCGAGCTTTTAAGGGAACTCGGAAAAAAAGCCTATTTAAGCTTGTACGCTGCTCCAAGGAACAAGGATTTGGAAAGGGTTTTTTACGTCGTTGAGCTTGGGTTGGAAGCAAAAGTTGACGCTTTCGAAGTTTTCAACCTCGGAGTTGCGAAGAAGATAAAGGACGAATACGATGCGAGAGTTCACCTCGGAGGGCTTGCGAACGTTTACACAGCTTCGACGGCGGAGCTTCTTTACTCTTTGGGCATCGACAGGATTATGCCAGCTTACGAGCTGCCGATTGAGGATGTAGAGAAGATTAAAGAGGTTGGCGTTGAAGTTGAAGTCGTCATCCACGGCAAAATACCCCTCGGCATCTCTCATGAGTGCTTCGTTAAAAGGTTCGAGAGGGAGATTGGAAAAAGATGTCCGAAGCTTTGCAAGGAAAAGCTGTGGTACAAAAGCGAAGACCTCGTTCTGAAGCCTTTCGGACAGGTTACACTAAGCGGAAAGGACGTTTGTATGTACGAGCACTTGGAAAAGCTGAAGTTCGTCGATGCGGCAAGAGTAGAGGCTTTATCAGAAAGAGTCGGTTACAGAGAAGAGGTCGGCAGGATATACAGAAGAAGAATCGAAAAAGGGTTCGACAAAAAGGACTTTTTGAAGTTGATCGAGCTTGCGGAAATCGGACTCTGCAACGGATTTTACTTTAACAAAGCCGGTCAAATCTACGTTTCGAGGTGA
- the pfdA gene encoding prefoldin subunit alpha, translating to MSKEREIQQRLILLEQLREQAEALQRRLVEIELFKSELERTIESLEFFEKSEGKTEALMNLGGGVFAYVDIVEKKKFLVDVGSGIVIEKELREAIDFLNRKKENMEKTRAEIEEAIRSIASRMESLQREIAELSKEAEK from the coding sequence ATGAGCAAGGAGAGGGAAATCCAGCAGAGGTTAATTTTACTGGAGCAGCTTAGAGAGCAAGCTGAGGCTTTGCAAAGAAGACTTGTGGAGATAGAGCTTTTCAAATCGGAGCTTGAGAGGACTATTGAAAGCTTGGAATTCTTTGAAAAGTCTGAAGGAAAAACTGAAGCGTTGATGAACCTCGGCGGCGGAGTTTTTGCCTACGTTGATATCGTTGAGAAGAAGAAGTTCCTCGTTGACGTCGGAAGCGGGATCGTCATCGAGAAGGAGCTTAGAGAGGCTATAGACTTTCTCAACAGAAAGAAGGAGAACATGGAAAAAACGAGAGCCGAGATTGAAGAAGCTATAAGATCGATTGCTTCGAGAATGGAAAGTTTGCAGAGAGAAATAGCAGAGCTTTCGAAAGAGGCTGAGAAGTGA
- a CDS encoding peptidase U32 family protein: MVELLGPGGNLEMVRKVFEAGADSVYVGVKGWSRRSKKYELEDEEIIEAAKIAHEFGGELRAALNAFPKPAEFGMFKERMEFLHSAEVDAVILNDLGLMRYVKENYPDLKIVASIGCNVINYEEAKLYKEAGASMLVADCKLTLDEIREIKEKAGIGIEILIHANTDFTYLGKCWMSSYKSLRYEKIGEKSYYVGSPNRGGVCFRPCLSNWCLNNHSIGNLPNDMFLLLREIPDLIKAGVDCLKIQGREYSTDLIYEIVKFYKEFIEAVESDNVVFEEWERKLAEIAKRRDAERLRRTLELMGVARGEKIEI; this comes from the coding sequence ATGGTTGAACTTCTCGGTCCCGGAGGAAACTTGGAGATGGTTAGAAAGGTTTTCGAAGCGGGAGCTGATAGCGTTTACGTCGGAGTGAAAGGGTGGAGTAGGAGAAGTAAGAAGTACGAGCTTGAGGATGAGGAAATTATCGAGGCTGCTAAAATCGCTCACGAATTTGGCGGAGAGCTGAGAGCTGCTCTGAACGCTTTTCCAAAGCCAGCCGAGTTCGGAATGTTCAAAGAAAGAATGGAGTTCCTGCATTCCGCTGAAGTTGATGCCGTCATTCTCAACGATTTAGGTTTGATGAGGTACGTGAAAGAGAACTATCCCGATTTAAAAATCGTGGCGAGCATAGGGTGTAACGTGATAAACTACGAAGAAGCTAAGTTATACAAAGAAGCTGGAGCTTCTATGCTCGTAGCCGACTGCAAGCTCACTTTGGATGAGATAAGAGAAATTAAGGAGAAGGCAGGAATAGGAATAGAGATTTTAATTCACGCCAACACGGATTTCACCTACCTCGGCAAGTGCTGGATGAGCAGCTACAAGTCGCTGAGATACGAGAAAATAGGTGAAAAGTCCTACTACGTTGGAAGTCCAAACAGGGGTGGAGTTTGTTTCAGACCTTGCCTCTCTAACTGGTGTTTGAACAACCACTCCATCGGGAACTTGCCGAACGACATGTTTTTGCTTCTCAGAGAAATTCCCGATTTGATTAAAGCTGGAGTCGACTGCTTGAAAATTCAGGGGAGAGAGTACAGCACCGATCTTATTTACGAAATCGTGAAATTCTATAAAGAGTTTATAGAGGCAGTAGAGAGCGATAACGTCGTTTTCGAGGAGTGGGAAAGAAAGCTTGCGGAGATTGCTAAGAGAAGAGATGCCGAAAGATTGAGGAGAACTCTGGAACTTATGGGAGTTGCGAGAGGTGAGAAAATTGAAATCTGA
- a CDS encoding 50S ribosomal protein L39e yields the protein MGKKTVGVKKRLGKFLKQNRRPPVWVILKTKRRVVTSPKRRFWRHTKLKV from the coding sequence GTGGGGAAGAAGACTGTCGGAGTTAAAAAAAGGCTCGGTAAGTTCCTGAAGCAGAACAGAAGACCCCCGGTTTGGGTTATTCTTAAAACCAAGAGAAGGGTCGTTACGAGTCCGAAGAGGAGATTCTGGAGGCATACCAAGCTTAAGGTGTGA
- a CDS encoding ATP-dependent DNA ligase: MLTFKEFAEFCSVIEKISSTLELTARIAAFIRKIEDEDDLYNVIHFLMGRIFPPWDEREIGVGVGLIYEALRQVTGVSKSRIEQLVKETGDLGLAAERLLKEKKQTTLFQEELTIKRVKEIFEEMAKLSGEGSQKRRVMLLTDLYVSATPIETRYLTRLILGEMRLGVGEGIIRDAIARAFGIDSSIVERAYMLTNDYGRVAVVAKKEGKDGLMRMKIQLHYPVKMMLAQVAESVDEALREMREAAVEWKYDGSRVQVHYGNGKVTIFSRRLENVTSALPEIVDEVKKCVRENVILDGEVIAVKDGKPMPFQQVLRRFRRKHEISKAMERIPLIVYFFDILYDGEMLIDLPLKERRKKLEEVIGESEIIKVAQQVITSDPKVVEEEFNRAIEAGHEGLMLKRLDSPYTPGKRGKLWLKLKAVMETLDLVVVGGEWGEGKRSHLLSSFELACRDENGRLLRVGKVATGFTDEDLEELTELFKPLIEYEEGKRVVFQPKYLFEVAYQEIQKSPKYESGFALRFPRFVRLRDDKSVEEADTLERIAKLYEMQFKSKGG, translated from the coding sequence ATGCTAACCTTCAAAGAATTTGCTGAATTTTGTAGCGTGATAGAGAAGATCTCGTCAACTCTTGAGCTAACGGCGAGAATCGCAGCCTTTATAAGAAAAATAGAGGATGAAGACGATCTTTACAACGTTATTCACTTTCTCATGGGTAGAATCTTTCCTCCTTGGGATGAAAGAGAGATTGGAGTTGGAGTTGGGCTAATCTACGAGGCTCTCAGACAGGTTACCGGCGTTAGCAAAAGCAGGATAGAGCAGCTGGTAAAGGAAACCGGCGATCTCGGCTTGGCTGCTGAAAGGCTTTTGAAAGAGAAAAAACAGACGACTCTATTTCAGGAAGAGCTTACGATAAAAAGAGTGAAAGAAATATTCGAGGAGATGGCTAAGCTTAGCGGAGAAGGAAGCCAGAAAAGGAGAGTAATGCTTTTAACGGATCTCTACGTCAGCGCAACTCCCATAGAGACGAGATACCTCACAAGGCTAATACTTGGAGAGATGAGGCTCGGTGTTGGAGAAGGGATTATTAGGGATGCGATAGCAAGAGCTTTTGGAATAGACTCTTCGATAGTCGAAAGAGCTTACATGCTAACAAACGATTACGGAAGAGTTGCAGTCGTGGCTAAGAAGGAAGGAAAGGATGGTTTAATGAGAATGAAGATACAACTTCACTATCCAGTAAAAATGATGCTTGCTCAGGTGGCTGAGAGCGTTGATGAGGCTTTGAGGGAGATGAGGGAGGCTGCTGTGGAGTGGAAGTACGATGGCTCAAGAGTTCAGGTTCACTACGGAAACGGAAAAGTAACTATTTTCTCAAGGAGGCTTGAAAACGTAACTTCCGCTCTTCCAGAAATCGTCGATGAAGTAAAGAAATGCGTTAGAGAGAACGTGATTCTGGATGGGGAGGTTATAGCTGTAAAAGACGGAAAGCCTATGCCGTTCCAGCAGGTTTTAAGGAGGTTCAGGAGGAAGCACGAGATATCTAAGGCTATGGAGAGAATTCCGTTGATAGTCTACTTCTTCGACATTCTCTACGACGGAGAAATGCTCATAGACCTTCCGCTTAAAGAGAGGAGAAAGAAGCTCGAGGAAGTTATCGGCGAAAGCGAGATAATAAAAGTAGCTCAGCAAGTAATAACGAGCGATCCGAAGGTTGTTGAAGAGGAATTCAATAGGGCAATAGAGGCTGGACACGAGGGTTTAATGCTTAAGAGGCTCGACTCTCCGTACACACCGGGAAAAAGAGGCAAATTGTGGCTTAAACTGAAAGCGGTCATGGAAACCCTCGACTTGGTTGTTGTCGGTGGAGAGTGGGGAGAAGGAAAGAGAAGCCATCTTCTCAGTTCATTCGAATTGGCTTGCAGAGATGAAAACGGAAGGTTGCTGAGGGTCGGAAAGGTAGCTACCGGCTTTACTGACGAGGACCTCGAAGAGCTTACGGAGCTTTTCAAACCGCTTATAGAGTATGAAGAGGGGAAGAGGGTTGTTTTCCAACCCAAGTACTTGTTTGAAGTGGCTTATCAGGAGATTCAGAAGAGTCCGAAGTACGAGAGCGGATTTGCGTTGAGATTCCCGAGATTCGTGAGGTTGAGAGATGATAAGAGTGTTGAAGAAGCCGACACCCTCGAAAGAATAGCTAAGCTCTACGAGATGCAGTTCAAAAGCAAGGGTGGATAG
- a CDS encoding OFA family MFS transporter: MRWIYPPLGMLILTMLGGIYTFSLFYAPIQEYYSIENIAPLTLAFSLITLTYSIFIIPAGVLYDRTGPRVPLFLGALVIFIGYFIASQMRYFEWDTAKLLYYSGLGVALGLGIALVDSVPRPLVSKWFPDKTGTAVGIVAVGFGIGAAVMTPIISYFLSVTSVFETFIYVGLIYLVVISLCAIPMRDPKIEKKDEEISLNLSETLRDRRFHVLWLAFFLSTFAGLMVIGNAAPILREGAKQTPELAELIPAFLIITSFANALGRLIWGLLLDKIGVVNSMLLNFATTAASSLALSKAFSTLLVFPLASIIYANYGGALAIFPSATAIFFGKKYAGRIYGAIFTAWGFSGLVAPYAGGLIRDVMRSYTSAFYLAALSAFLAVLLVFLSRRFFR; this comes from the coding sequence ATGAGGTGGATTTACCCTCCGTTGGGGATGCTGATTTTAACCATGCTCGGAGGAATCTACACTTTCAGTCTTTTTTACGCTCCAATTCAGGAGTACTATTCGATAGAAAACATCGCTCCTCTTACGCTCGCCTTCTCCCTCATAACTTTAACTTATTCAATTTTCATAATTCCAGCTGGAGTTTTGTACGATCGCACCGGTCCGAGAGTACCCCTATTCCTCGGAGCGCTCGTGATATTTATCGGATATTTTATCGCCTCGCAAATGAGATATTTCGAATGGGACACAGCTAAACTTCTCTACTACTCGGGACTTGGGGTTGCGTTAGGCTTGGGAATAGCCCTCGTCGATTCAGTTCCGCGCCCTCTCGTTTCTAAGTGGTTCCCAGATAAAACTGGAACCGCTGTAGGGATAGTTGCCGTAGGCTTCGGCATCGGAGCTGCGGTGATGACCCCGATTATTTCCTACTTCCTAAGCGTAACTTCAGTCTTTGAAACGTTCATATACGTGGGATTGATTTACTTGGTCGTTATTTCTCTCTGTGCAATTCCCATGAGAGACCCCAAAATTGAGAAAAAAGATGAAGAAATTTCTTTGAACCTCTCTGAAACGCTAAGAGACAGAAGGTTTCACGTTCTCTGGCTTGCTTTTTTCCTCTCAACTTTCGCCGGATTGATGGTTATAGGAAACGCAGCACCTATACTTAGAGAAGGAGCTAAACAAACTCCGGAGCTTGCAGAGTTAATTCCCGCTTTTCTCATAATAACGTCATTTGCAAACGCTTTGGGAAGACTTATTTGGGGATTGCTACTCGATAAAATAGGAGTTGTAAATTCCATGCTTTTGAATTTTGCGACAACAGCCGCATCTTCTTTAGCTCTTTCGAAAGCTTTCTCAACTCTCCTCGTTTTCCCCCTCGCTTCGATAATTTACGCTAACTACGGCGGTGCTCTCGCAATATTTCCTTCAGCTACAGCCATATTTTTCGGGAAAAAGTATGCCGGAAGAATTTACGGGGCGATATTCACAGCTTGGGGTTTTTCTGGACTTGTAGCTCCGTACGCTGGAGGGTTGATAAGAGATGTGATGAGAAGCTACACCTCCGCCTTTTATCTCGCAGCTCTTTCAGCTTTTCTTGCGGTGCTCTTGGTTTTTCTCAGCAGAAGGTTTTTCAGATAG
- a CDS encoding 30S ribosomal protein S19e: protein MATVYDVPPDKLIARVAEELKKMEEFTPPEWAKYVKTGVHKERAPEQEDWWYTRVAAIFRKVYTDGPVGIERLRTFYGGRKRRGVKPPKFRKGSGSIIRKALQQLEKAGFVQRTKEGRIVTPKGRSFLDKIAAEIKKELVKEIPALEKY from the coding sequence ATGGCGACGGTTTATGATGTACCTCCGGATAAGCTGATCGCAAGAGTGGCTGAGGAACTTAAGAAGATGGAAGAGTTCACCCCGCCGGAGTGGGCTAAGTACGTTAAAACTGGAGTTCATAAAGAAAGGGCTCCGGAGCAAGAGGACTGGTGGTACACGAGAGTTGCTGCAATCTTCAGAAAGGTTTACACGGACGGACCGGTAGGAATTGAAAGGTTAAGGACGTTCTACGGAGGAAGAAAGAGGAGAGGGGTAAAACCTCCGAAGTTCAGGAAAGGAAGCGGTTCGATAATAAGGAAAGCTCTTCAGCAGCTTGAAAAAGCCGGTTTCGTTCAGAGGACAAAGGAAGGAAGAATCGTAACTCCGAAGGGCAGGTCATTTCTCGATAAAATAGCAGCCGAAATTAAGAAAGAGCTCGTCAAAGAGATCCCGGCTTTAGAAAAATACTAA